The Triticum dicoccoides isolate Atlit2015 ecotype Zavitan chromosome 6A, WEW_v2.0, whole genome shotgun sequence genome has a window encoding:
- the LOC119315492 gene encoding uncharacterized protein LOC119315492 yields the protein MRRPHCCCLTASAARDEGVGPAATPCGGRTAAAARGPIGASPRTDCTALTMHAAPYRRIEHCVHRGRRITFRATTLLATACREAVRPPQGVAAGPTPPSRAAAALSGSSSAAASYGGGRAHELVPVPSPVWNPIASNWQHGSVAAGPAASRHGGSFCGSYPHRHYFLAAPLLLCLLSIHPAALLSFLSVCVCVCCSHTHAHGPALTSLFFLHNESSTTLCWTATPESITGRLAHDRWLLHVRRQTATLLLLVWALGGRASTRRGWLGSQQSASPPPPTSPGEEPLCASEPPPRAGQPEGRESPHGTQLKRPALELAASGNLSVGLVLLRLEHPLLAAVHLLAVPVRQALMLILGSLSVSCLLQDEEDEWGSRSWATAAELTEGECARPAHMAPPPRLRSCSSSRPGSVPPAPFMCSPPSSYARSDRERRSSIQAKKISNCFFFNSPRTAG from the exons GACTGCACCGCATTGACAATGCATGCTGCTCCATACAGGCGAATAGAACACTGCGTCCATCGAGGACGACGCATCAC ATTCCGGGCTACGACACTTCTCGCGACGGCATGTAGAGAAGCAGTGCGGCCGCCACAGGGCGTGGCGGCAGGGCCCACCCCTCCATCGCGTGCGGCAGCAGCGCTGTCAGGCAGCAGCAGTGCGGCCGCCTCATACGGTGGCGGCCGGGCCCACGAGCTCGTCCCCGTTCCGTCGCCGGTCTGGAATCCCATAGCAAGCAACTGGCAGCATGGCAGCGTGGCGGCGGGGCCGGCCGCCTCACGtcatggcggcag CTTCTGTGGATCTTATCCACATCGCCATTATTTTCTGGCAGCACCGCTTCTCCTTTGTCTTCTCTCTATCCATCCAGCGGCTCTGCTCTCCTTCctctcggtgtgtgtgtgtgtgtgctgcagCCACACACACGCCCACGGCCCGGCATtgacctctctcttcttcctccacAACGAATCAAGCACCACTCTCTGCTGGACCGCGACGCCAGAATCGATCACGG GCCGTCTTGCCCATGACCGGTGGCTGCTTCACGTTCGTCGACAGACTGCGACGCTGCTGCTGCTCGTATGGGCTCTCGGTGGCCGGGCCAGCACGCGTCGGGGctggctgggctcccagcagtcggCCTCCCCGCCTCCTCCAACATCGCCTGGAGAGGAGCCCCTCTGTGCTTCCGAGCCGCCTCCTCGAGCAGGGCAGCCAGAG GGAAGGGAGTCGCCACATGGAACACAACTGAAACGCCCCGCCTTGGAGCTCGCTGCCTCCGGCAACCTCTCTGTCGGCCTCGTGCTCCTCCGTCTCGAgcaccccctcctggccgccgtccATCTCTTGGCGGTGCCTGTTAGGCAGGCGTTGATGCTTATCCTCGGCTCTCTCTCTGTCAGCTGTCTCCTTCAGGATGAGGAGGATGAATGGGGCTCTCGCAGCTGGGCCACTGCGGCCGAGTTGACTGAGGGCGAGTGCGCGCGTCCGGCGCATATGGCCCCGCCTCCGCGCCTCCGCTCCTGCTCCTCCTCTCGCCCGGGCAGCGTCCCGCCCGCGCCCTTCATGTGCTCGCCGCCGTCATCCTACGCCCGATCGGATCGGGAGCGCCGCAGCTCGATACAGGCCAAAAAGATCTCAAACTGTTTTTTCTTTAACTCACCGAGAACTGCGGGTTGA